The Agrobacterium vitis genomic sequence CCGGCTCCTTCAACGCCGCCCAGAAGCGCGGTAGCGGGAACCCGGCAATCGTCGAAGATGACATCGCAAGTATGGGAACCGCTTTGCCCCATTTTCTTGTCGATAGGCCCCAGGGATAAGCCGCCGGTGGGAGCCTCGACCAGAAAAGCGCTGATTTCGCCCTTCGATTCAGTGAAATTTGACGTGCGAGCGAACACAGTGAACAAGCCGGCATGCGGTGCATTGGTGATGAACCGCTTTGTGCCATTTATCACATAGTCGGTTCCGTCCCTGACCGCAGTTGTCTGTAACGAGGATGCATCCGAACCTGCCTCGGGCTCAGTGAGGGCAAATGAGCTAATCAGCTCTCCTCGCGCCAACATTGGTAGATATTTTCGCTTTTGCTCCTCCGTTCCGCCCATGATGATGCCTTGGGACCCAATGCCGTTATTGGTTCCGATGAGCGAGCGAAAACAAGGCGAAGTGCGCCCGAGTTCAATTGCCACACGGGCCTCCTCGACCATGTTCAGACCGAGCCCGCCGTACTCTTCGGGGATTGCCAAGCCAAAGAACCCAAGTTCCCGGAACTGATGTTTGATCGTTTCCGGAATAACATCGTCTCGCGCCACCTGCGCCTCGAGCGGCATCAGCTTTTCGCGAACGAAGCGGGCTGTCGTGTCGATGAGATGGTTCATGGTCTCAGCGTCGAGCGCCATCTGGTCTCCGCCGTATCATTGAGCTTCAAGCCGCCGAACAAGGTCGACGAGCCGGGGAGCGATATCGTCAACCAGTCGCTTCTGGTCGACCAAAAATGAAGGGCCGCCGCAATTGAACGCCATGATCGGCGTACCATCGCTGGGCCGGTAAGGAACACCGACTGAATTGACGTCG encodes the following:
- a CDS encoding acyl-CoA dehydrogenase family protein; the protein is MALDAETMNHLIDTTARFVREKLMPLEAQVARDDVIPETIKHQFRELGFFGLAIPEEYGGLGLNMVEEARVAIELGRTSPCFRSLIGTNNGIGSQGIIMGGTEEQKRKYLPMLARGELISSFALTEPEAGSDASSLQTTAVRDGTDYVINGTKRFITNAPHAGLFTVFARTSNFTESKGEISAFLVEAPTGGLSLGPIDKKMGQSGSHTCDVIFDDCRVPATALLGGVEGAGFRTAMKVLDRGRLHISAVCVGMAERLIADSLAYAMQRTQFGQPIADFQLIQAMLADSQTEAYAARCMVLETARLKDLDVSVSTEAAACKLFASEMVGRVADRAVQIFGGAGYMTDFGIERFYRDVRLFRIYEGTSQIQQLVIARNMIRNAKNAT